Proteins from one Magnetospirillum sp. WYHS-4 genomic window:
- the rpsT gene encoding 30S ribosomal protein S20: MANHKSAEKRARQTARRTAVNRDRLGRIRTHVRKVEEAIAAGDKAKAQEAFRAAQPEMMRGTQAHVLHKNTVSRKLSRLAARIKAMQA, translated from the coding sequence ATGGCTAATCACAAGTCGGCCGAAAAACGCGCCCGCCAGACTGCCCGACGCACCGCCGTCAACCGCGACCGCCTCGGCCGCATCCGGACCCATGTCCGCAAGGTCGAGGAAGCCATCGCCGCCGGCGACAAGGCCAAGGCCCAGGAGGCGTTCCGCGCCGCCCAGCCCGAGATGATGCGGGGCACCCAGGCCCATGTGCTGCACAAGAACACGGTGTCGCGCAAGCTGTCGCGCTTGGCGGCTCGCATCAAGGCCATGCAGGCCTAG